Genomic window (Candidatus Poribacteria bacterium):
ATTGGGCAACCTGCGGTCCCTTACCGATGTTGCCCGAACGAATGACTTCGGTGATCGCTGCGATATCTTCGTCACCAAAATCGTGAGATTGCCCAAACGGTTGTGTGCGTACCGGGGTTCCACCATTAATAGCTAGACGCTCATTCATGCAATGTCGCTCCTTTTCTTGCGGGACTTACGCATTTCCTCTAAAAGTCCCCCTGATAAGGGGGATTTAGGGGGTTAAATGCAACCAA
Coding sequences:
- a CDS encoding DegT/DnrJ/EryC1/StrS aminotransferase family protein produces the protein MNERLAINGGTPVRTQPFGQSHDFGDEDIAAITEVIRSGNIGKGPQVAQFEREFAAKHGVKHAISVTSGTAAMHVCIGAINPD